In the Wyeomyia smithii strain HCP4-BCI-WySm-NY-G18 chromosome 2, ASM2978416v1, whole genome shotgun sequence genome, one interval contains:
- the LOC129720971 gene encoding uncharacterized protein LOC129720971 isoform X1, whose protein sequence is MDGQPYPGSPPLLHDHSHENERLEDGPNATVLGDALRREDSGLFSPDAMRNGSNRVSTDSTSTYEIVDCQSPESNDELWSNVVKITRATSATVAAMVSGSAEIDEDRDQDKDEYEIQEAAEGEAQQQHRKFELARSSTKEEKQRHNEEILIMKSNSISSENNSWEALSPSKPLAEGEIDTNTNHETTEFPSLVRSKPGTSKACFIDASSLYDDEEVPYPSFAESSLQRQPPQQHQHDIAPISLSTILSDDEKLHGSCSVPPSVDVKDQYSLSNNDFLAGKLNIKERESTDCSEEAIARQESERKQGTFLFQNSIQQYSGHLIDPSLQFPDESYSDISLPSVYSSSSDPNYEYTSITMDNNPTRFITTSGGINTSGYNSGSADYSNRIAHTLDSDNSQYPDTPFNSIVHVNSAVSIAPITHRISEDSRESSVDRESHANPIRIPKRVQKHDESAPIVSGGASIEDFTPKQCESPSVRRRTDTCPIVSGGMSFEDSFKPETRTRKLSSSAKSWVVDLKNCPDDEKSAAMSSIEHNRSGMGFYVDLGSIKTPEEEKSIGMHARPQNRAHQDLMKKSTGFYIDLSDGENSRSNTPKLPRANTPPVIATNSGSDSRAESVEKDSAKKNIFSMFIDIGNDASPKSSSVLKKSVTGFARAKEEESVATSADVSQPIRPINLSADDKKNCYMFIESTAAPIVRRSNACSATKSDSKRHSWNPTSTEGTFHERRIMNREYQRSTSVTSDKGIMNILEKIPLLSKTSSMSIDSSVSPYEDFTCSKSELSNYSNQSISSNSAQSSNESKISPKEIVNGAPEGEMTASTKKKRRDVKINETFDKSSQGSVTDGVLSSNDDTSPISTTTDTDDVTFQNNPADEPNATQPVEEPEEIRPVNGVNKQMETIVEAVESSPKHVGNGCRGKSQHTMETLHATIEKQIQLLETVSENAESQNTSFVKLSDMDKPGPPVKFELHSSNGNTNRGGSTGGTGGYMSTSAGSNRVARLFGDNHNKYNTIGTSHQTQHQLQHQQQQPSSHPYYGNGTGSIERHSWNMSRSTGNNFMNLVSSVENSRSLSRLFPHLSKAFSSSLPSDVGMNSVNRGTELHEFLTSDFSCTSSITSSRSGIESIDESISSRQPRRLGEDLLKMFLQEIATDVTIEAESKKMRAHKCILRSRCQYFAAILAGGWIQNAGNVISLPGYSYAAVHFALCHIYSGASHPPEGISLMELAALSDLLGLEGLKEVTAYALKTNYCHNFHKPCSGCTDGVLQVLPVTLNHGLDELYRKCLKWVCKHYVKIWSNKQFSSLPADVVNRCRQQIVAHLTSETVLNTILDSEQLLTILHPYKWSVDVEGVVRDILDAAYDYIHDHFASLLASDCFLSLGHNYSWAILHVEPILLRAATSLSPDQACKSYPRATRLHKLLQAKVLTMTSTPLSSGDNLNIVNVYEKKSKLDIEYSREEEEMDWCDEFVGMVNAILSAVEQCLIRQCARAMRVNSWQRMDVELRNKIQKLACLMEPAEERKSRSRYSYSSQTSSSSSIHSRTNDLRQVRLAIQAHTKRSYENQNNHNVNNRTNTQHTQTIGHHNDFNSVTKSHKSHEITERTNIRPELTVENGRLSKTSSRSNVPETKQTKANVKVGLLSKNNLSSHKRSQSEDMGSKVAKTVEPLNNLKPKLSNVKPRYLEPKKPKNASNLQVQNASSSGSSTRTSSPATGRKRGPMGNVTKHTRDSNISLDSLASPAKTGKNLKSNHQPTINDMDVSIDSLAESLKSSSMKTNSNTISHESLIYHEYFKTKNTNIDKPSPVYSKSNPIIFNDRPSGPKSTDSLAANKNASLTKNNLKPSGPSSTKLGPVVKSTPSGINRTASTASVSSNSSSSFVKKSFLSQRSREILARRSHETKTNSTNSSNKSAASSPSLLSRDKSTASDVTKSGSPASQHTTNGAGGRKIFHTTLHLRKTAKLQQEPHVAHVKNSSDIPRAVKHSAIPIAGNHQGRKSSSSVNRTNGSNSNSGRPLKPTNMVVIQTTRLSDVSSNPMLDEITSSSSSSDNVNAGGSAPPARLESKLERSNTFCMEASDNPVMLQIIE, encoded by the exons ATGGACGGTCAACCGTATCCAGGCTCACCTCCGTTGCTGCATGACCATAGCCACGAAAACGAACGACTCGAGGATGGGCCGAATGCTACCGTTCTAGGGGATGCGCTGCGACGGGAGGACAGCGGGCTGTTCTCCCCCGACGCCATGCGGAACGGGTCCAATCGTGTGTCGACAGATTCGACTTCGACGTATGAAATAGTTGACTGCCAGTCACCCGAATCCAACGATGAGCTGTGGAGCAATGTGGTTAAAATAACGCGAGCCACCAGTGCGACCGTGGCAGCGATGGTCAGTGGCTCTGCAGAAATCGATGAGGATCGCGATCAAGATAAGGATGAGTACGAAATACAGGAAGCTGCTGAAGGAGAAGCGCAACAACAGCATCGTAAGTTTGAGCTGGCTCGCTCCTctacaaaagaggaaaaacaaCGACATAATGAGGAGATCTTAATTATGAAATCAAATTCGATCTCATCGGAAAACAATTCCTGGGAGGCACTTTCGCCATCTAAGCCACTCGCAGAAGGTGAAATCGATACAAATACTAATCATGAAACGACTGAATTTCCTTCACTGGTGCGAAGTAAGCCAGGAACTTCGAAAGCGTGTTTTATAGATGCTTCGTCGTTGTATGACGATGAGGAAGTTCCTTACCCCTCTTTTGCAGAGTCTAGTCTGCAACGCCAGCCGCCACAGCAGCATCAACATGATATAGCTCCTATCTCATTATCGACAATTCTTAGTGATGATGAAAAATTACACGGCTCTTGTAGTGTGCCACCCTCGGTAGATGTGAAGGATCAGTATTCGCTATCAAACAATGATTTTTTGGCTGGTAAATTGAATATAAAGGAACGGGAGAGTACAGATTGCAGTGAAGAGGCGATTGCAAGGCAGGAATCTGAACGCAAACAAGGCACTTTTCTTTTCCAAAATTCTATTCAGCAGTACTCTGGTCACTTGATAGATCCTAGCTTACAATTTCCGGATGAAAGCTATAGTGACATTTCCCTTCCGAGTGTGTATTCTTCGAGTAGCGATCCAAATTATGAATACACATCCATCACAATGGATAATAATCCAACACGGTTTATCACAACTAGTGGGGGTATCAATACGAGTGGATATAACTCCGGATCGGCAGATTACTCCAACAGGATTGCGCATACGTTGGATAGCGATAACTCGCAGTACCCCGATACTCCTTTCAATTCTATTGTCCATGTTAATTCGGCTGTTAGTATTGCACCGATTACACACCGGATCTCAGAGGACAGTCGGGAAAGTTCCGTAGATAGGGAGTCGCATGCGAATCCGATTAGAATCCCTAAGCGGGTTCAGAAGCACGACGAATCTGCTCCAATTGTTTCCGGTGGTGCGTCGATTGAGGATTTTACCCCAAAGCAATGTGAAAGTCCTTCCGTTCGTAGAAGAACCGACACGTGTCCGATCGTATCCGGAGGAATGAGTTTTGAGGATAGTTTCAAACCGGAAACCCGCACACGAAAGCTTAGCAGCTCCGCAAAATCATGGGTTGTAGATTTGAAAAATTGTCCAGATGATGAAAAATCTGCAGCAATGTCTTCTATTGAGCACAATCGTAGCGGCATGGGCTTCTACGTAGATCTGGGCAGCATTAAAACTCCGGAAGAGGAAAAATCCATAGGTATGCACGCGAGACCGCAAAACCGCGCTCATCAAGATCTCATGAAGAAATCCACAGGCTTCTATATAGACCTCTCCGATGGAGAAAACTCACGAAGTAACACACCAAAACTACCTAGAGCTAACACTCCTCCGGTCATTGCCACTAATTCTGGTAGCGATTCTCGAGCGGAATCTGTTGAAAAGGATTCTGCgaagaaaaacatattttcaatGTTCATCGATATTGGAAATGATGCATCGCCTAAGTCCTCATCCGTGCTTAAAAAAAGCGTTACCGGTTTCGCTCGAGCGAAGGAAGAAGAATCTGTTGCGACTTCAGCTGATGTATCTCAGCCAATTAGACCGATTAATTTATCTGctgatgataaaaaaaattgctacatGTTTATTGAATCCACAGCTGCGCCGATTGTACGTAGAAGTAACGCCTGCTCGGCTACAAAATCAGACTCGAAACGACACTCTTGGAATCCGACCAGCACCGAGGGTACTTTCCACGAGCGGCGTATTATGAATCGAGAGTATCAACGGTCGACTAGCGTAACCAGCGACAAAGGCATCATGAACATTTTGGAGAAGATTCCGTTGCTATCCAAGACGAGCAGCATGTCGATTGATTCCTCTGTGTCTCCATATGAAGACTTCACTTGTTCCAAATCAGAACTGAGCAATTATTCCAATCAGTCTATTTCTTCTAACTCTGCACAGTCTAGCAATGAGTCTAAAATTTCTCCAAAAGAAATAGTGAATGGTGCACCGGAAGGGGAAATGACAGCTTCAACCAAAAAGAAACGACGTGACGTAAAAATAAACGAAACCTTTGACAAGAGCAGTCAAGGGTCGGTCACTGATGGCGTTCTATCGTCCAATGACGATACTTCTCCGATCTCCACAACGACAGATACTGATGATGTAACATTCCAGAACAATCCAGCTGATGAACCGAATGCTACCCAACCGGTGGAAGAACCAGAAGAAATCCGACCGGTGAATGGAGTCAATAAGCAAATGGAAACGATAGTTGAAGCAGTTGAAAGCTCGCCGAAACACGTCGGCAATGGTTGTCGTGGAAAATCACAGCACACGATGGAAACTTTGCACGCAACCATCGAAAAGCAGATACAATTACTTGAGACCGTGTCAGAAAATGCTGAATCACAAAATACTTCCTTCGTAAAGTTATCCGATATGGACAAGCCTGGCCCTCCAGTGAAGTTCGAGCTTCACTCGAGCAATGGAAATACAAACAGGGGTGGCTCTACAGGCGGCACTGGCGGCTACATGTCAACGTCAGCCGGCTCAAATCGGGTGGCACGACTTTTCGGAGACAACCATAATAAATACAACACTATAGGCACATCTCATCAAACTCAACATCAGTTGCAGCACCAACAGCAACAACCCTCAAGTCACCCATATTATGGAAACGGTACAGGTTCAATAGAACGGCATTCTTGGAATATGTCCCGATCGACGGGAAATAACTTCATGAATCTAGTATCCTCGGTTGAGAACTCCCGCAGTCTCAGCCGACTGTTTCCGCATTTATCGAAAG CTTTTAGTAGCAGTTTACCTTCGGATGTGGGTATGAACTCCGTTAACCGTGGAACTGAGCTGCACGAGTTTTTGACGTCGGATTTTTCGTGTACTTCTAGTATCACTTCTAGTCGATCTGGTATTG AGTCGATTGATGAGTCGATATCTAGTCGCCAGCCGCGCCGGCTTGGAGAAGATTTGCTGAAAATGTTCCTCCAGGAGATTGCTACCGATGTGACGATCGAAGCGGAGTCTAAGAAGATGCGTGCCCATAAGTGTATTCTACGATCGCGCTGCCAGTACTTCGCAGCCATATTGGCTGGTGGATGGATTCAAAATGCTGGCAATGTGATCAGCCTACCCGGCTATTCTTACGCGGCAGTACACTTCGCACTCTGCCATATCTACTCGGGGGCATCACATCCGCCAGAGGGCATCAGCTTGATGGAACTCGCGGCATTATCCGATTTGCTTGGTCTAGAAGGGCTGAAGGAAGTGACGGCGTATGCTCTGAAGACTAACTATTGTCACAATTTCCATAAG CCTTGTTCCGGCTGCACCGATGGAGTGCTGCAAGTTCTGCCGGTTACGTTGAACCATGGTTTGGATGAACTGTATCGTAAATGTCTGAAATGGGTTTGTAAACATTACGTGAAAATCTGGTCCAACAAACAGTTCTCTTCACTACCAGCGGATGTAGTTAACCGTTGTAGACAGCAAATTGTGGCTCATTTG ACTTCCGAAACGGTGCTCAACACTATTCTGGACAGTGAACAGTTATTAACGATTTTACACCCTTACAAGTGGTCTGTTGACGTGGAAGGTGTGGTTCGAGATATTCTGGACGCTGCCTACGATTACATACACGATCACTTCGCCTCGCTGCTGGCCAGTGATTGTTTCCTTTCGCTCGGCCATAACTACAGCTGGGCCATTTTGCATGTGGAACCAATTTTGCTGCGTGCAGCTACTAGTCTTAGTCCAGATCAGGCATGCAAAAGCTACCCTCGTGCAACAAGACTTCACAAACTGTTACAAGCCAAGGTGCTTACAATGACCTCAACACCGCTCTCGTCAGGTGATAACCTGAATATCGTGAATGTGTACGAGAAGAAAAGCAAGTTGGACATCGAGTATAGCAGGGAGGAAGAGGAAATGGATTGGTGCGACGAATTTGTCGGGATGGTGAATGCGATTCTCTCGGCTGTGGAGCAGTGTTTGATCAGACAGTGCGCCCGAGCAATGCGAGTCAATTCCTGGCAGAGAATGGACGTCGAGTTGaggaacaaaatacagaaaCTTGCTTGTCTGATGGAACCGGCGGAAGAACGAAAATCACGGTCAAGATATTCCTATTCCTCTCAGACATCTTCGTCGTCATCAATTCATTCCCGAACGAATGATTTACGCCAGGTTCGACTGGCTATTCAAGCTCACACAAAACGATCGTACGAAAATCAAAACAACCACAATGTCAATAATCGAACCAATACTCAACACACGCAGACCATTGGGCACCATAATGACTTTAACAGTGTGACGAAATCCCACAAGTCACATGAAATCACAGAACGAACAAACATTCGACCAGAGCTAACTGTTGAAAATGGCAGATTATCTAAAACCTCATCCAGAAGCAATGTCCCAGAAACGAAACAAACCAAAGCGAACGTGAAGGTGGGTTTGCTTAGCAAGAACAACTTATCTAGCCACAAACGGTCACAATCGGAAGACATGGGATCGAAGGTTGCGAAGACCGTTGAACCGTTGAATAATTTGAAACCCAAGCTCAGCAATGTGAAGCCCCGCTATCTCGAGCCGAAAAAGCCGAAAAATGCTAGTAATTTACAAGTGCAAAATGCATCCTCCAGTGGCAGCTCCACTCGAACTTCAAGCCCTGCTACAGGGCGCAAACGAGGACCGATGG GAAATGTCACCAAACATACTCGGGACTCGAATATTTCACTTGACAGCCTCGCTTCACCGGCGAAAACCGGCAAAAATCTCAAATCAAACCATCAACCCACTATCAACGATATGGACGTGTCAATCGACTCACTGGCTGAGTCGTTGAAATCTAGCTCGATGAAAACCAACAGCAACACAATTTCTCACGAATCTCTCATTTATCACGAGTATTTCAAAACCAAAAATACAAATATCGATAAGCCCTCTCCTGTgtattccaaatccaatccaatcatATTTAATGACCGGCCCAGCGGACCCAAATCAACCGATTCTCTAGCGGCCAATAAAAATGCTTCACTGacaaaaaataacctaaaaCCTAGTGGACCTAGTAGCACCAAGCTTGGTCCCGTTGTTAAATCGACCCCCAGCGGAATTAATCGTACCGCGTCAACGGCAAGTGTAAGCTCGAACTCATCATCCTCATTCGTGAAGAAAAGTTTTCTATCACAGCGCTCGCGGGAAATTCTCGCCCGCCGTTCACATGAAACCAAAACAAACTCGACTAATTCGAGCAACAAATCAGCTGCTTCATCACCGAGTCTTCTCTCGAGGGATAAGTCCACAGCGAGCGATGTAACAAAATCAGGGTCACCGGCCTCGCAGCATACTACGAATGGTGCAGGTGGAAGGAAAATTTTCCACACAACTTTACACCTTCGCAAAACAGCCAAGTTGCAGCAGGAACCTCATGTGGCTCACGTTAAAAATTCGAGCGATATACCTAGAGCGGTGAAACACAGTGCAATCCCGATTGCAGGCAATCATCAAGGGCGAAAGTCTTCATCATCGGTCAATCGGACAAACGGCAGCAATAGCAACAGCGGTCGCCCACTGAAACCAACCAACATGGTCGTGATCCAGACCACCAGGCTATCGGATGTTAGCAGTAATCCAATGCTCGACGAAATCACGTCTTCATCATCGTCTTCCGATAATGTCAATGCTGGTGGTAGTGCACCACCAGCCAGGCTGGAATCGAAACTCGAACGGTCGAACACATTCTGCATGGAGGCATCCGATAATCCGGTCATGCTGCAGATAATAGAGTAG